The genomic window ggagagggcgagagagagagagaaagagagagagagagagagagagagagagagagagagagagagagagagagagagagagagagagagagagagagagagagagagagagagagagaaagagtaggatacTAATAggtaatatattttttgataGATAACcagatgaacatacacacacacgcctacaccgttcttgttttcaaaatattcacgaccacgaacagaaaaaaacacaatgaatCTAAAATGTGTTGAAAGAACCCATCTTCCTTTAATGAATAAactcgtatccccccccccctcccccagtcaccCACCCAACCCCGGTACGGTGTCGCGTAATCGTTCCCACATAGactattaataaaatgataacccCGGTAATAAACCGCTTCATTCTAACAGGCAATTGCAATAGGGAATTTATCGGGGCCGGCGCTGTAACGTTGTAAAGCGGGGGAACAAACGGGATGAAGCTGTTGTGTTTATATATCGGGTGCGAGGGCCGTTTGTGTGttgcgggggcggcggcgggagaAGCGGTTACGCTCGTTGTGCGATGATAGGGtcacgcagggggggggggggctgcgagtGACAGGCGTTCGctctgttttcttctgtttttttctatgaaGGCATGAATACAAATGAATACAATCCGTGTAAGCAAATAAGTATGCGCATTCAagcctgctcacacacacacatacacacacatgcacacacacagacacacacacacacacacacacacacacacactacacacacacatacacacacacatacacacacacacacacagacacacacacacaaacacatataaatatgtacacacacacagacacacacacacacacacacacacacacatacacacacatgcacacacacacacacacacacacacacacacacacacacacacacacacacacacacacacacacacacacacacacacacacacacatatacacacatgcacacacacacagacacacatgcacacacaccagacacactacacacattatactactacacatacacacacacacacaaacacacacacacacacacacacacacacacacacatacacagccacatgcacacacacacagacacacacacacacacacacacacacacacacacacacacacacacacacacacacacacacacacacacactacacacacacacacactacacactcacacacacacacgcacacacatacacacgacaaacacacacacacacacacacacacacacacacacacacacacacacacacacacacacacacacacacacacacatatatatatatatatatatatatatatatatatatatatatatatatatatatatatatgtatatgtatatatatatatatatatatatatatatatatatatatatatatatatatgtatatgtatataacatacatacatgcatacacacacacacacacacacacacacacacacacacacacacacacacacacacacacacacacacacacacacacacacacacacacacacacacacacacacgcacacggatgtgaatgtaaatgtatttgttttatatatatatatatatatatatatatatatatatatatatatatatatatatatatatatatatatgcatatatacatacatacatacatacacacgtacagtcacacaaacatataaataaatatatatatacatatatgcatacatatatatatgcatatatacatacatacatacatacacacacacacaaacatatatatacatatatacatatatacatatatacatatatatacatacatacatatatacatacatacatacatacatacatacatacatacatacatacatacatacatacatacatacatacatacatacatacatacatacatacatacatacatacacacaccacgcacacacacaaacagatatatacatatgtatatatatatatatatatatatttatatatatatatatatatacacacacacacacacacaaacagatacacatatatatatatatatatttatatatttatttatatatatatatatatatatatacatatatatatatagacacacacacacacacacacacacacacacacacacacacacacacacacacacacacacacacacacacacacacacacacacacacacacacacacacacacacacacacatacatatatatatatatatatatatatatatatatatatatatatatatatatatatatatttgtctgtgggtgtgtgtatgtatgtatgtatgtatgtatgtatgtatgtatatatgcatatatatatatatatatatatatatatctatatctatatatatatatatatatatacatacatatatatatatatatatatatatatatatatatatatatacatgtacatatatacatatatgcatatacatgtatgtatgtatgtatgtatgtatgtatgtatatatgcatatatatatatgcatatatatatatatatatatatatatatatatatatatatatatatatatatatatatatatatatatgtgtatatacatacatacatatatatatatatatatatatatatatatatatatatatatatatatatatacatatatacatacatacatacatacatacacacacacacacaaaacatatatatatatatatatatatatatatatatatatatatatatatatatatatatatatgtgtgtgtgtgtgtgtgtgtgtgtgtgtgtgtgtgtgtgtgtgtgtgtgtgtgtgtgtgtgtgtgtgtgtgtgtgtgtgtgtgtgtgtgtgtgtgtgtgtgtacatacatacatacatacatacatacatacatatacatacatacatacatacatacatacatacatacacacacacacacacacacacacacacacacacacacacacacacacacacacacacacacacacacacacacacacacacacacacacacacacacacacacacacacacacatatatatatatatatatatatatatatatatatatatatatatatatatatgtatatgtgtgtgtgtgtatgtgtgtgtgtgtgtgagtgtgtgtgtgtgtgtgtgtgtgtgtgtgtgtgtgtgtgtgtgtgtgtgtgtgtgtgtgtatacatacatatatatgtatatatatagatatgtacacacacacacacacacacacacacacacacacacacacacacacacacacacacacacacacacacacacacacacacacacatcacacacacacacacacacacaaaacaaacaaacaagcatacacacgtacacacacacacacacacacacacacacacacacacacacacacacacacacacacacacacacacacacacacacacacacacatatatatatatatatatatatatatatatatatatatatatatatatacatatatatatatatatatatatatatatatatacatacatatatatatatatatatatatatatatatatatatatatatatatatgtttatatgtatatttatatacatacacacacacacacacacacacacatatatatatatatatatatatatatatatatacatatatatatatctgtgtgtctgtgtgtgtgtgtgtgtgtgtgtgtgtgtgtgtgtgtgtgtgtgtatatatatatatatatatatatatatatatgtgtgtgtgtgtgtgtgtgtgtgtgtgtgtgtgtatatatatatatatatgtgtgtgtgtgtgtgtgtgtgtgtgtgtgtgtgtgtgtgtgtgtgtgtgtgtgtgtgtgtgtgtgtgtgtgtgtgtgtgtgtgtgtgtgtttatatgtatatttgcacacacacacacacacacacacacacacacatatatattacacacaacacacacacacacactcacacacacacacacacacacacacacacacacacacacacacacacacacacacacacacacacattgcacacacacacacacacttacacacaaatatatatatatatatatatatatatatatatatgtttatatatatatatatgtttatatgtatatatatatatatatatatatatatatatatatatatatatatatgtgtgtgtgtgtgtgtgtgtgtgtgtgtgtgtaaataatgtgtgtgtgtgtgtgtgtgtgtgtgtgtgtgtgtgtgtgtgtggacgtgtgtgtgtgtgtgtgtgtgtgtgtgtgtgtgtgtgtgtgtgtgtgtgtgtgtgtgtgtgtgtgtgtgtgtgtgtgtgtgtgtgtgtgtgtgtgtgtgtgtgcgtgtgtgtgtgtgtgtgtgtgtgtgtctgtgtgtgtgtgtgtttgtgtgtatgtgtatgtgtatgtgtatgtgtatgtgtatgtgtatgtgtgtgtgtgtgtgtgtatgtgtgtgtgtgtgtgtgtgtgtgtgtgtgtgtgtgtgtgtgtgtgtgtgtgtgcgcgcgcgcgtgtgtatatatatatatatatagatagatagatagatagatagatagatatagatatgtgatagatagatagatagatagatatagatatgtgtgtatatatatatatatatatatatatatatatatatatgtatatatatatatatatatatatatatatatatatatatatatatacatatatatatatacatatatatatatatacatatatatttatatatggaaccTATGAATTGGATAATGAACTGGCAAATGATTGTGTCGACTAATTTTTAATATCATACATGATTCCAGTTTCCAAAATtcgtgaaaaaaaaagattttttcatCAAATCTCGACTGATAAAAGGTCCTATTTTTCAGTTATGATGCAAGTCGACAGTTCGGGTGTCCTAAGTAAGTGTGACTTATTTCATGGTTTGTGAATCCGGATTACACTTACACGAACGCCcgcaattatttttttcaagatCAGTAATTTTGTAACCTGAATTTATCAGCTGATACGGGGCAGGAATTGATGCAGCATCTTCACAAcggatttttaattattataaatatcttaaTAGCTGGTGTATGATTAATTCTTGGcgattatatatacttatttttttacgTCTAACATTGGTATTCAAGAATAGTATTGCGAGGTACTCTATATTTAACTTCAGAGACATTTGATGTTTAAAGAATTCGAACCAAACTTTAGATACAAAACGTATTATGATCGAAGCGCGAATCGACCGCCTTTTGTTTCCAACAAGCCTTTTCCCATCCGTTCTTATTTGATCCATTTTTTAAAAGCAGTTTTCGGAATTGTATCACTAGCAGCGCACGCGAGCATATGCATGAACCTATTAATTAATATGCTGTTCAAGCCAAAACTGCACAATATCATAACGCTATGCTAAACGCAATATAGAgacagaggggatggggagatagaaagaggggaaaacaaagggtgaaagagagggggaataggggaaaagagaggaggggaagggtagggaagcgaagggaagggatgcTGTGATGGGAGcttgtgagagagaaaaggggatgggaacACACCATGCTGAGTACACACGGAAGGGCCGCCGCTGGTAAGCAGAGACAGACGCGTCTCGCGACGCCATTCTCTGTCTGCACAGAGAATTCCGATTTACTTATATTCTATGAGCACACGCGGCATGGCCGTGGATGAACTTGACAGTATGTGTTATGATATATGTTCTAAACAATTCTAAGGCTGAGGACAAcatcacatgtgtgtgtatgcatatatatatatatatatatatatatatatatatatatatatatatatatatatatatatatatatatatatatatatatatatatatatatatatatatatatatatatatatacatatgtgtgtgtgtatgtgtgtgtgtgtgtgtatgcatatatatatatatatatatatatatatatatatatatatatatatatatatatatatatatatatatatatatatatatatatatatatatatatatgtgtgtgtgtgtgtgtgtgtgtgtgtgtgtgtgtgtgtgtgtgtgtgtgtgtttgtgtgtgtgtgtgtgtgtgtgtgtgtgtgtgtatatatatatatatatatatatatatatatatatatatatatatatatatatatatacatatatatatacatatatatatgtatatatatatatatatatatatatatatatatatatatatgcgcatacgtgtgtttgtgtatgtgtgtgtgtgtgtgtttgtgtgtgtgtgtgtttgtgtgtgtgtgtgtgtgtgtgtttgtgtgtgtgtgtgtgtgtgtgtttgtgtgtgtgtgtgtgtgtgtgtgtgtgtgtgtgtgtgtgtgtgtatgtgtgtgtatatatatatatatatatatatatatatatatatatatatatatatatatatatgtatatatatacatatatatatttatacatatacacacacacacacacacacacacacacacacacacacacacacacacacacacacacacacgcacatatatatatatatatatatatatatatatatatatatatatatatgtatgtatgtatatatatatacatgtatatatatgtatatatatacacatatatacatatgtgtgtgtgtgtatgtatgtatgtatatatatatatatatatatatatatatatatatatatatatgtatatatatatatatatatatgcatatatatacacacacacacacatatatatatatatatatatgtatatatatatatatatatatatatatatatatatatgtgtgtgtgtgtgtgtgtgtgtgtgtgtgtgtgtgtgtgtgtgtgtgtgtgtgtgtgtgtgtgtgtgtggatatatatatatatatatatatatatatatatatatatatatatatatatatatatatatgtgtgtgtgtgtgtgtgtgtgtgtgtgtgtgtgtgtgtgtgtgtgtgtgtgtgtgtgtgtgtgcgcgtgcgtgtgcgtgtgtgtgtgtgtgtgtgtgtgtgtgtgtgtgtgtgtgtgtgtgtgtgtgtgtgtgtgtgtgtatttataagcatatatatatatatatatatatatatatatatatatatatatatatatatatatatatatatatatatatgtgtgtgtgtgtgtgtgtgtctgtgtgtgtgtgtgtgtgtgtatgcatatatatatatatatatatatatatatatatatatatatatatatatatatatatgtgtgtgtgtgtgtgtgtgtgtgtgtgtgtgtgtgtgtgtgtgtgtgtgtgtgtgtgtgtgtgtgtgtgtgtgtgtgtgtttgtgtgtgtgtgtgtgtgtgtgtgtgtgtgtgtctgtgtgtgtgtgtgtgtgtgtgtgtgtgtgtgtgtctgtatatatatatatatatacagatataggcatatatatataaatatatatatatatatatatatatatatatatatatatatatatatatgcacatatatacatttatatatttatacatgtacacacacacacacacacacacacacacacacacacacacacacacacacacacacacacacacacatatatatatatatatatatatatatatatatatatatatatatatatatatatatatatgtataatgcatatatatatatatatatatatatatatatatatatatatatatatatatatatatatatacttatgtatatatatgtatatatacatacacacatatatatatatgtgtatgtgtatgtatgtatgtatgtatatatatatatatatatatatatatatatatatatatatatatatatgtgtgtgtgtgtgtgtgtgtgtgtgtgtgtgtgtgtctgtgtgtgtgtgtgtgtgtgtgtgtgtgtgtgtgtttgtgtgtgtgtgtgtgtgtgcgtgtgtgttgtatgtatgcatatatatatatatatatatatatatatataggtatatctatatgtatatgtgtatatatatatatatatatatatatatatatatatatatatatatatatatatatatgtgtgtgtgtgtgtgtgtgtgtgtgtgtgtgtgtgtgtgtgtgtgtgtgtgtgtgtgtgtgtgtgtgtgtttgtgtgtgtgtgtgtgtgtgtgtgtgtgtgtgtgtgtgtgagcatgcatatatatatatatatatatatatatatatatatatatatatatatatatatgcgttatatatgcgtgtgtatgtgtgtgtgtgtgtgtgtgtgtgtgtgtgtgtgtgtgtgtgtgtatatatatatatatatatatatatatatatatatatatatatatatgtatgtacatatatacatttatatatttatacatgtacacacacgcgcgcgcgcgcacacacaaagagagagagagagagagagagagagagagagagagagagagagagagagagagagagagacggctaaagaaagaaaaacaaataatgagagaaagagggatagagtggggggggatgggtggagacagaaagagagagaacaaaacggAGAAATGTCAGCAACGTCTTTTAACCGTGTGTAACCAACTCATCTGAGCCTGTTACCTGCGCTCGACACCAGTGGCAGTTTACAAAATGATTACCATAGGAtagccctccccctttccttccctttctcacgccatcccccccccccctcaccctttccaagAATAGATTTCACTGTCCCGTATTTATGGGATCATATAAATTTGTTACCGCCTGTGTATTAAACTGCTGATGCCTATAATTGGTTATGGTTGTGATTGCTATTAGTTTCAAATAGAAGACGTACGTATGTAGTGAGCAAGATATTATTACAGGTGAGAGGTGGTGACTTGATGAAACTGGAAAAACAACGGTATTGAGGATTTTATTATCAACTAAATCTATTATCTCCGGGATCTGTTTGCTTCATGGTATCTTAATAACCCAATAtatattgatcatcatcatcgatccTTTTTGCAGCTAGTACTGCCACGACCTTTCACCAACATGAAACAAAATCGCAGCCCAAACCCTATCCTTCCCTGAGATCACActcgctccctgtctctccccctccttgtccctccccttTTACCCCTCCTCGGTCCCTCGTCTTTTAATTGTTTCCCTAAATTGTctcgtcaataataataataataaaaggaaattgcTGCTTTTGATAACGTGATACATAAACAATGCAGACAGGTTGATCACAGTTAAGGACAATGGTTGTGATCGCGTTGTACATATATACGGAGTGCGAGATAGGGCTGTGAACCCGTCATACCGTCATACTGTCAAGCGCTCGATGCTGGAGCGAGGGCCCGGCGTCGCTCGGCCGCGGGAGGGCGCCCGCCGCGGCGCCACGAGCACCGCGCTCGGGGAGTCCgcaaagaggacagagagagacggaagagaaacagataaatcaacacgcacacatatataaatatacatatatacatatataaatatatacacatatacatatacatatatataaatatatataaatatatatatatatatatatatatatatatatatatatatatatatatatatatatatatatatatatatatatatatatatatatatatatatatatatatatatatatgtatatatatatatatatatatatatatatatatatatatatatagagagagagagagagagagagagagagagagagagagagagagagagagagacagagagagagagagagagagatttatagatatttacatatgcatgtatatatatatatatatatatatatatatatatatatatatatatatatatatatatatatatatatatatatatatatatatatatatatatatatatatatatatatatatattatacatatacatacacacacacgggcgcacgcacgcacgcacgcacgggcgcgcacacacacacacacacacacacacacacacacacacacacacacacacacacacacacgcacgcacacacacacacacacatatatatatatatatatatatatatatatatatatatatatatatatgtatgtatatatatgtatatgtatgtgtgtatgtatatatatacatacacatacatacatacatatatatatatatatatatacatatatatatatatgtaactatatatatatatatatatatatatatatatatatatatatatatatatgtatatatgcacatacacgtaggtgtctgtgtatgtgtgcatatgtgtgtgtgtgtatatactgtgtgtatatatatatatatatatatatatatatatatatatatatatatatatatatatatatatatgtatgtatatatatatatatatatatatatgtatgtatatatatatatatatatatatatatatatatatatatatatatatatgtatgtatatatacacatacacgtgtgtgtgtgtgtgtatgtgtgtatatgtgtgtgtgtgtatataatgtatatatatgtatatatatatatatatatatatatatatatatatatatatatatatatatatatataatctatacacatttacaatatgtatatatatatatatatatatatatatatatatatatatatatataatctatacacatttacaatatgtatatataaatatatatatatatatttatatatatatatatatatgtatatatgtatatgtatatatatatatatatatatatatatatatatatatatgtatatatatatacatacacacatttatatatatatatatatatatatatatatatatatatatatatatatatatatatatatatacatacatacatacatgcatacatacatacatacatacatacatacatacatacatacatacatacatacatacaaacatacatacatacatacatacatacacacacacacacacacatatatatatgtatatatatatatatatatatatatatatatatatatatatatatatatatatatatatatatatatatatatatatatatatatatatatatatatatatattagacatatgtgtatatatatacacacacacacacacacatatatgtatatatatatatatatatatatatatatatatatatatatatatatatatatatatacatatatagatattagtgtgtgtgagtgtctatagaaagtatacatgaatgcatctgtgtgcgtttgcatttgtgtatttaaatatgtatttatacaccaaataataaagatgaagatgagaaagggTGAAAATTTCAAAAGATCATGAATTTCACACAGCCGAAAACAACGCCGCCAAAACGCAGGGTTATTCTCACCGGGCGAAAGCAAACATGGCGTCTGTTGGAATAACCACTTTGCTGGCGACGCGGGAAACGGGGTTTTCCTAACCCTCTCACGCCGTTTACTTGTTAATTTGTAACCATGTGACATATCACAGCGCCGACACTTGAATAACAAGGAAATATAATTtggatatttatgtttattcgaCAGTTTGTTTTATCTGCTTAACGCAATTAGAGATTAGAGTCAAGAATTATTTTATGGGTTTCTTATCGGCGCTCGGGAGAGTTCAGCCATTACATGATATTTCACGTTTGTTTGTCGCTTCGGCCGCAAAGCAGGTTCACTGGAGCTATTTCCGCTGACCGAAGCATTCaacacatatggacatatatatatatatatatatatatatatatatatatatatatatatatatatgtgtgtgtgtgtgtgtgtgtgtgtgtgtgtgtgtgtgtgtgtgtgtgtgtgtgtatgtgtgtgcgcgtgtatatgtgtgtgtgtatgtatatatatatatatatatatatatatatatatatatatatatatatatatatatatgcatatacatatatatatatatatatatatatatatatacatatatatatatatatatatatatatatatgtatatatatatgtatatatgtttatatatatatatatatatatatatatatatatatatatatatatatatacacacatatacacacacacacacacacatatatatatatatgtgtgtgtgtgtgtgtgtgtgtgtgtgtgtgtgtgcatgtgagtgtgtgtggatggggtcgTGGCCGAGGTCGAGCGTGAGGATGGGGTCGTTGCCGAGGTCGAGCGTGAGGATGGGGTCGTGGCCGAGGTCGAGCGTGAGGATGGGGGTCGTGGCCGAGGTCAAGCGTGAGGATGGGGTCGTGGCCGAGGTCAAGCGTGAGGATGGGGTCGTGGCCGAGGTCAAGCGTGAGGATGGGGTCGTGGCCGAGGTCGAGCGTGAGGATGGGGTCGTGGCCGAGGTCAAGCGTGAGGATGGGGTCGTGGCCGAGGTCGAGCGTGAGGATGGGGTCGTGGCCGAGGTCGAGCGTGAGGATGGGGTCGTGGCCGAGGTCAAGCGTGAGGATGGGGTCGTGGCCGAGGTCGAGCGTGAGGATGGGGTCGTGGCCGAGGTCGAGCGTGAGGATGGGGTCGTGGCCGAGGTCGAGCGTGAGGATGGGGTCGTGGCCGAGGTCGAGCGTGAGGATGGGGTCGTGGCCGAGGTCAACCGTGAGGATGGGGTCGTGGCCATGGTCGAGCGTAAGGATGGGTTCGTGGCCGAGGTCAAGCGTAAGGATGGGGTCTTAGGATGGGGTCGTGGCCGAGGTCGAGCGTGAGGATGGGGTCGTGGCCGAGGTCGAGCGTGAGGATGGGGTCGTGGCCGAGGTCAAGCATGAGGATGGGGTCGTGGCCGAGGTCGAGCGTGAGGATGGGTTCGTGGCCGAGGTCAAGTGTAAGGATAGTGTCGTGGCCGAGGTCAAGTGTAAGGATGGGGTCTTAGGATGGGGTCGTGGCCGAGGTCGAACTTTGGGTGAACGATTTCAGGAAAGGCTTCCTAGAATGGCTGTTTGCCCCTTTATATTCTGTCTGTATATACTGAACAGAAAATTAATCGGCGCTTAGTATGGACGATTAAACACAGGTAGTAGATATTTAAATTCGTGAATTCCCTCCCTTTAGTATATGCAAATGAAATCTGTTCAAATAGTAATTAAATTCAGTATTCCCAAAAACAAACTAAAGAAGCTTTTGACTTCTTACTGATAACTGTAACAATCATTCATTTCTGGAAACAAGCACCAAAATTGGCGCACAtactcttgggggggggggcgctctttTATTAAAAGTCGTTAGTCACCCGAAAAATCTAGATGGCCTCCAGTGAATACATTGGTACAGGAAAActggagacagaatgagagagagagagagagagagagagagagagagagagagagagagagagagagagagagagaaagagagagagagagagagagagagagagagagagagagagagagagtgagagagagagagactctgacaGAAAGACAGGGACAACGATAAAAAGACTtctaaagacagacaaagagagacaaagactgagggagagataaagattgacagagagagaaagacagatagagtcaaacacagagggaaagagaaagactgagggagaaagaaaatcagagagagaaaaacagacagacagggaaggacaaacagaaagagatggaaaggcagaaactgagagag from Penaeus vannamei isolate JL-2024 chromosome 5, ASM4276789v1, whole genome shotgun sequence includes these protein-coding regions:
- the LOC138861775 gene encoding involucrin-like; this encodes MGSLPRSSVRMGSWPRSSVRMGVVAEVKREDGVVAEVKREDGVVAEVKREDGVVAEVEREDGVVAEVKREDGVVAEVEREDGVVAEVEREDGVVAEVKREDGVVAEVEREDGVVAEVEREDGVVAEVEREDGVVAEVEREDGVVAEVNREDGVVAMVERKDGFVAEVKRKDGVLGWGRGRGRA